The Methanoculleus marisnigri JR1 genome window below encodes:
- the mtrC gene encoding tetrahydromethanopterin S-methyltransferase subunit MtrC, with protein sequence MSVKIEVGAGGIPHNQVLIFGLVGSLVLIYLTYLNTYFQTQYFAFFGGLAAVAALIWGTDTIKHLCSYGLGTGVPSAGMIALGSGVIAALFGATTGILAPIVTVIIAAIIGAVAGLMANHVVRMDIPVMVISLIELAIVGAMTVLGLAAMACGSFEFLNMITGTVSFLGFTMLTYETSVIGGSIIAVIFMLGAIAIQHSFNACLGPGEQQDRTLTLAAECGFLSMITVAIISFAFIGLLPALVALVISIIGWLYTYTKYIALSKRDAYAWLDAQPIMEPKGGA encoded by the coding sequence ATGTCAGTGAAAATTGAAGTCGGAGCAGGCGGCATCCCGCACAACCAGGTCCTGATCTTCGGACTTGTGGGATCGCTCGTCCTGATTTACCTGACATACCTGAACACGTACTTCCAGACCCAGTACTTCGCGTTCTTCGGCGGGCTTGCCGCCGTCGCCGCACTCATCTGGGGTACCGACACGATCAAGCACCTTTGCAGTTACGGTCTCGGTACCGGTGTCCCGTCGGCGGGTATGATCGCCCTCGGGTCCGGTGTCATCGCCGCGCTCTTCGGAGCCACGACCGGCATACTCGCGCCCATCGTGACGGTCATCATCGCCGCAATCATCGGCGCGGTCGCCGGGCTGATGGCAAACCACGTTGTCCGGATGGACATCCCCGTCATGGTCATCTCGCTGATCGAGCTTGCCATCGTCGGTGCAATGACGGTGCTCGGCCTCGCGGCCATGGCCTGCGGGTCGTTCGAGTTCCTCAACATGATCACCGGCACGGTATCCTTCCTCGGGTTCACCATGCTGACCTACGAGACTTCGGTCATCGGCGGCAGCATCATCGCCGTGATCTTCATGCTCGGCGCTATCGCCATCCAGCACTCCTTCAACGCCTGTCTCGGGCCGGGAGAGCAGCAGGACCGGACACTCACGCTCGCAGCAGAGTGTGGATTCCTCTCCATGATCACCGTCGCGATCATCTCGTTCGCGTTCATCGGACTCCTTCCAGCTCTCGTCGCACTGGTGATCTCCATCATCGGGTGGCTCTACACCTACACGAAGTACATCGCGCTCTCGAAGCGTGACGCCTACGCATGGCTCGACGCTCAGCCCATTATGGAGCCCAAGGGAGGTGCCTAA
- the mtrD gene encoding tetrahydromethanopterin S-methyltransferase subunit D, giving the protein MSALGGPKQTGGIQPPTAMGIVLSIVLIIVALGLAYYLVQMAGVLALVGIIIGGVLVAFGVHFVPVGGAPAAMGQSPGIATGVAMLAAGAGLAGLFGGAWAAPFGLAVALAGGAVGGGLLMAITCTMVNVIYIFGMGIPAASGKVDKDPITGDTFPEYKSQGTEGHGLPFISWVGGVIGGALGGLGGTLIYLELLDVYQAQLPVILDATVEQIAPVAISLAGVFAVAMFLINAVLAAYNITGTIEGPHDPKFKRFPRAIIAAAVASAIAGFFAIALLELVGVF; this is encoded by the coding sequence ATGAGCGCACTCGGCGGACCTAAACAGACAGGAGGCATCCAGCCCCCAACGGCAATGGGCATCGTCCTCAGCATCGTTCTTATCATCGTCGCGCTCGGACTCGCCTACTACCTCGTACAGATGGCCGGAGTGCTTGCCCTCGTCGGCATCATCATCGGCGGTGTCCTGGTCGCATTCGGCGTCCACTTCGTCCCGGTCGGCGGTGCCCCCGCTGCAATGGGACAGTCGCCCGGTATCGCGACCGGTGTCGCGATGCTCGCGGCCGGTGCCGGCCTTGCCGGACTCTTCGGCGGCGCATGGGCCGCTCCGTTCGGACTCGCAGTCGCCCTCGCGGGCGGTGCGGTCGGCGGCGGACTGTTGATGGCGATCACCTGTACGATGGTCAATGTCATCTACATCTTCGGCATGGGCATCCCGGCAGCATCCGGTAAGGTCGACAAGGACCCGATCACGGGCGACACCTTCCCCGAGTACAAGAGCCAGGGTACCGAGGGGCACGGCCTCCCGTTCATCTCCTGGGTCGGCGGCGTCATCGGCGGCGCACTCGGAGGTCTCGGCGGCACGCTCATCTACCTCGAGCTCCTCGACGTTTACCAGGCACAGCTGCCCGTAATCCTGGACGCCACGGTCGAGCAGATCGCGCCCGTCGCAATCTCGCTTGCCGGCGTCTTCGCGGTCGCTATGTTCCTGATCAACGCCGTGCTTGCGGCATACAACATCACCGGTACTATCGAAGGGCCGCACGACCCCAAGTTCAAGCGGTTCCCGAGAGCGATCATCGCAGCCGCCGTGGCATCCGCCATTGCAGGTTTCTTCGCGATTGCGCTGCTCGAACTGGTGGGGGTATTCTAA
- the mtrE gene encoding tetrahydromethanopterin S-methyltransferase subunit E: MEEIVFGIGITALAGALATVAGAAEDTESDIGSQGDPNSQVQLAPQMGYIHRIFNKAVAGEPPAYGLWVALGAGLAWAFMAMQINPILAIVLGSALAVFVQGVYATTAYLGRTASLAKFGQPVYIDILKSMTTVTMAHAFVAIFTTVAMCHLMISALGHPFPLPLLGLVWGIALGAAGSATGNPFYGKERQYQEQKFGAGVPISASGNIVRYAEAGQRNSLDNGFFSAKLGGPASGICFGLIVFFELWRTVVFEELNIWGPIIVGIVVILIFAIIDRYIEVWARKNFGPYTAPEAPEEASS; this comes from the coding sequence ATGGAAGAGATCGTATTTGGCATCGGCATTACCGCATTGGCAGGTGCTCTTGCAACCGTCGCCGGCGCTGCGGAAGACACTGAATCTGATATCGGATCACAGGGTGACCCGAACTCGCAGGTTCAGCTGGCTCCGCAGATGGGATATATTCACCGCATCTTCAACAAGGCAGTTGCCGGTGAACCCCCCGCGTACGGCCTATGGGTTGCTCTGGGTGCAGGCCTTGCTTGGGCATTCATGGCGATGCAGATAAACCCGATACTTGCAATCGTGCTTGGGAGCGCTCTCGCGGTCTTCGTGCAGGGCGTGTATGCGACTACCGCATACCTCGGCCGTACTGCAAGTCTCGCCAAGTTCGGACAGCCGGTCTATATCGATATTCTGAAATCGATGACGACCGTGACCATGGCACACGCGTTCGTAGCAATCTTCACCACCGTCGCGATGTGTCACCTGATGATCAGCGCACTCGGCCACCCCTTCCCGCTCCCGCTTCTGGGTCTCGTCTGGGGTATCGCACTCGGTGCGGCTGGATCTGCAACCGGTAACCCGTTCTACGGAAAGGAGCGGCAGTACCAGGAGCAGAAGTTCGGAGCAGGCGTTCCGATCTCTGCGTCCGGAAACATCGTCCGCTACGCCGAGGCCGGCCAGCGGAACTCGCTCGACAACGGTTTCTTCAGCGCCAAACTCGGCGGCCCCGCGTCGGGTATTTGCTTTGGCCTGATCGTCTTCTTCGAACTCTGGCGTACCGTGGTCTTCGAAGAACTCAACATCTGGGGACCGATCATCGTCGGTATCGTCGTTATCCTGATCTTTGCCATCATCGACCGCTACATCGAGGTCTGGGCAAGGAAGAACTTCGGCCCGTACACGGCTCCCGAGGCTCCTGAGGAGGCATCGTCATGA
- the mcrA gene encoding coenzyme-B sulfoethylthiotransferase subunit alpha produces MAKIERTQKLFLKSLKEKFQGQDVESETTEFYKFNGYHQSPRKEEFVKASRAVEMDRGISMYDPVRCHLGGIPLGQRQLMTYEVSGTGVFVEGDDLHFVNNAAMQQMWDDIRRTVIVNMDLAHQTLQKRLGKEVTPETINEYLHVLNHAMPGAAVVQEHMVETHPGLVDDCYVKVFTGDQELADDLEPQFVLDVEKLFPAKQAEALSAAVGKSLWQAIHIPTTVSRTCDGGTTSRWSAMQIGMSFIGAYRMCAGEAAVADLSYAAKHAGVIQMASHLPARRARGPNEPGGIGFGLFSDIVQANRKYPNDPAKASLEVVGAGTMLFDQIWLGSYMSGGVGFTQYATAAYTDNILDEFTYYGMDYIKDKYKVDWKNPSADDKVKPTYDTVNDIATEVALNGMEQYEQYPTMMEDHFGGSQRAGVLAAACGLSSSIATGNSNAGLNAWYLCMLLHKDGWSRLGFFGYDLQDQCGSANTLSIRGDEGAIGEVRGPNYPNYAMNVGHQGEYAAIVGGAHYGRGDAWSFDPRVKICFADPALKFDFAEPRREFAKGAIREFMPAGERSLIIPAR; encoded by the coding sequence ATGGCAAAGATTGAGAGAACCCAGAAGCTGTTCCTGAAATCCCTCAAGGAGAAGTTCCAGGGCCAGGATGTCGAGTCCGAGACGACCGAATTCTACAAGTTCAACGGCTACCACCAGTCTCCCCGCAAGGAGGAGTTCGTGAAGGCAAGCCGTGCCGTCGAGATGGACCGCGGCATCTCCATGTACGACCCCGTACGCTGCCACCTGGGCGGTATCCCGCTCGGCCAGCGCCAGCTGATGACCTATGAGGTCTCCGGCACCGGCGTCTTCGTCGAGGGTGACGACCTGCACTTCGTCAACAACGCTGCGATGCAGCAGATGTGGGACGATATCAGGAGGACCGTCATCGTCAACATGGACCTCGCCCACCAGACCCTGCAGAAGCGTCTCGGCAAGGAAGTCACCCCCGAGACGATCAACGAGTACCTCCACGTGCTGAACCACGCGATGCCCGGCGCGGCCGTCGTCCAGGAGCACATGGTCGAGACTCACCCCGGCCTCGTCGACGACTGTTACGTCAAGGTCTTCACCGGCGACCAGGAACTCGCCGACGACCTCGAGCCCCAGTTCGTCCTCGACGTCGAGAAGCTCTTCCCGGCGAAGCAGGCCGAAGCGCTCTCCGCAGCCGTAGGAAAGTCCCTCTGGCAGGCGATCCACATCCCGACCACGGTCTCCCGGACCTGCGACGGTGGAACGACCTCCCGGTGGTCTGCGATGCAGATCGGTATGTCCTTCATCGGTGCCTACCGTATGTGCGCCGGAGAAGCGGCCGTCGCCGACCTCTCCTACGCCGCGAAGCACGCAGGCGTCATCCAGATGGCGTCCCACCTGCCCGCCCGGCGTGCCCGTGGCCCGAACGAGCCCGGTGGTATCGGATTCGGTCTCTTCTCGGATATCGTCCAGGCGAACCGGAAGTACCCGAACGACCCCGCGAAGGCCTCCCTTGAGGTCGTCGGCGCCGGAACCATGCTGTTCGACCAGATCTGGCTCGGCTCCTACATGTCCGGCGGTGTCGGATTCACCCAGTACGCAACCGCGGCCTACACCGACAACATCCTCGATGAGTTCACCTACTACGGTATGGACTACATCAAGGACAAGTACAAGGTCGACTGGAAGAACCCGAGCGCAGACGACAAGGTCAAGCCGACCTACGATACCGTCAACGACATCGCAACCGAGGTCGCCTTGAACGGCATGGAGCAGTACGAGCAGTACCCGACCATGATGGAGGACCACTTCGGCGGTTCCCAGCGTGCCGGTGTGCTTGCCGCCGCCTGCGGTCTTTCTTCATCGATCGCAACCGGAAACTCCAACGCCGGCCTGAACGCCTGGTACCTCTGCATGCTCCTGCACAAGGACGGATGGTCGCGTCTCGGCTTCTTCGGCTACGACCTCCAGGACCAGTGCGGTTCCGCGAACACTCTCTCCATCCGTGGAGACGAGGGCGCGATAGGCGAGGTCCGTGGCCCGAACTACCCGAACTACGCGATGAACGTCGGCCACCAGGGCGAGTACGCTGCAATCGTCGGCGGTGCCCACTACGGGCGCGGCGACGCGTGGTCTTTCGACCCGCGGGTGAAGATCTGCTTCGCCGACCCGGCGCTGAAGTTCGACTTCGCCGAGCCCCGCCGCGAGTTCGCGAAGGGTGCCATCCGCGAGTTCATGCCCGCCGGCGAGCGTTCGCTCATCATCCCGGCCCGGTAA
- the mcrG gene encoding coenzyme-B sulfoethylthiotransferase subunit gamma, whose amino-acid sequence MAYKPQYGPGTSKVAANRRKQMDPNQKLEKMRDVTDEDIVLILGHRAPGAAYPTAHPPLAEQQEPDCPIRKIVTPTEGAKAGDRVRYIQFADSMFFAPSQPYQRTYTECYRFRGIDPGTLSGRQIVECRERDLEKYSKELIETELLDPARTGIRGATVHGHSLRLAENGMMFDMLQRSVLGEDGIVRYVKNQIGEPLDRAVAVGKPLDEKWLKAHTTIFHSLGGSAYRDDKEYIEYVQRIHTLRTKYGFLPKEA is encoded by the coding sequence ATGGCATACAAGCCCCAATACGGACCGGGTACATCCAAGGTCGCCGCAAACCGGCGCAAGCAGATGGACCCCAACCAGAAGCTTGAGAAAATGCGTGATGTGACTGATGAGGACATCGTACTTATCCTCGGCCACAGGGCGCCGGGAGCCGCCTATCCGACGGCCCACCCGCCGCTCGCCGAGCAGCAGGAGCCCGACTGTCCCATCAGGAAGATCGTAACCCCGACGGAGGGTGCCAAGGCCGGCGACCGCGTCCGCTACATCCAGTTTGCGGACTCGATGTTCTTCGCCCCCTCGCAGCCCTACCAGAGGACTTACACCGAGTGCTACCGCTTCCGCGGTATCGACCCCGGTACGCTCTCCGGCCGTCAGATCGTCGAGTGCCGCGAGCGCGACCTCGAGAAGTACTCGAAGGAACTCATCGAGACCGAACTCCTCGACCCGGCCCGTACCGGCATCCGCGGCGCGACCGTGCACGGTCACTCGCTCCGTCTTGCCGAGAACGGCATGATGTTCGATATGCTCCAGAGGAGCGTCCTTGGCGAGGACGGCATCGTCCGCTACGTCAAGAACCAGATCGGCGAGCCCCTCGACCGTGCGGTTGCCGTCGGCAAGCCGCTCGACGAGAAGTGGCTCAAGGCCCACACGACGATCTTCCACTCGCTCGGCGGCAGTGCCTACCGTGACGACAAGGAGTACATCGAGTACGTCCAGCGCATCCACACGCTGCGGACGAAATACGGGTTCCTACCCAAGGAGGCCTGA
- the mcrC gene encoding methyl-coenzyme M reductase I operon protein C, whose translation MPIGRVTQVVDCRESMGMGKGGGLAQRGTISETRSPDVIVIGMSPGRRHVTKPVCDITSGLRREGAEFSVTTLVLNAGSGVPADSPVAGHVLGAYFGLTEKEIAQIEQHKVAILHHGNVRSHVVQKVRFILEHTDIRAIVVSQVPIDFEDLAKEGVRTAAVMPPPDRTKTKGIVMDIVSGVTRGQTPGREKLAEVIRAVMKVLKSPT comes from the coding sequence ATGCCAATCGGAAGAGTAACCCAGGTTGTCGATTGCCGCGAGAGCATGGGGATGGGAAAAGGAGGCGGTCTTGCCCAGCGGGGCACCATCTCCGAGACCAGGTCCCCGGATGTGATCGTGATTGGAATGTCCCCCGGCCGCAGGCACGTGACGAAACCGGTCTGCGACATCACCTCCGGTCTCCGGAGGGAGGGGGCGGAGTTCTCCGTGACCACGCTCGTCCTCAACGCAGGAAGCGGGGTTCCGGCGGATTCGCCCGTCGCGGGTCACGTTCTCGGAGCCTATTTCGGGCTGACGGAGAAAGAGATCGCCCAGATCGAGCAGCACAAGGTAGCCATCCTGCATCATGGGAACGTTCGCTCCCATGTGGTGCAGAAAGTCCGGTTTATCCTTGAGCACACAGACATCAGGGCCATCGTCGTATCCCAGGTTCCGATCGACTTCGAGGATCTCGCAAAAGAGGGGGTCAGGACCGCAGCGGTTATGCCGCCGCCCGACCGGACGAAGACGAAAGGCATCGTGATGGATATCGTCAGCGGCGTGACAAGGGGTCAGACACCGGGCAGGGAAAAATTGGCAGAGGTCATTCGTGCCGTTATGAAAGTGCTAAAAAGCCCAACATGA
- the mcrD gene encoding methyl-coenzyme M reductase operon protein D — MTEAIYPQVRIVSARFLRPDTVEQLLNRLVRIGGILRMSLTGQNLPATVPYGPARGKPNPHPDRKVIRVGDQEVQLEVQVGAVILELEDESYIPAIEEAVDEVFASKDFSCAVQKGRFMKTTPTVSDYAKYGPDADREVLGLVDPRKKGGPVIIQGNK; from the coding sequence ATGACCGAAGCCATATACCCTCAGGTTCGAATCGTTTCTGCGCGATTCCTCAGACCCGATACGGTGGAACAACTTCTGAACAGGCTTGTTCGGATCGGCGGGATTCTCCGGATGTCTCTTACCGGACAGAATCTTCCCGCCACCGTTCCCTACGGCCCGGCGCGGGGGAAACCCAACCCCCACCCGGACCGCAAGGTCATCCGTGTCGGAGACCAGGAAGTCCAGCTCGAGGTACAGGTAGGAGCTGTTATCCTGGAACTCGAGGACGAGTCGTACATCCCGGCCATCGAGGAAGCGGTCGACGAAGTCTTTGCCAGCAAGGACTTCTCCTGCGCCGTCCAGAAAGGACGGTTCATGAAGACCACCCCGACGGTGTCCGACTACGCGAAATACGGACCTGACGCCGACAGAGAAGTTCTCGGGCTCGTCGATCCCAGGAAGAAAGGCGGTCCCGTCATCATTCAGGGAAACAAGTGA
- the mcrB gene encoding coenzyme-B sulfoethylthiotransferase subunit beta: MAKYKETIDLYDDAGKQLKSGVPLEKISPLVNPATRKLIDLTKRTIAVNLGGIQEGLKTGKVAKGYVLGREMNLDIIGNKDAIIGKIKEMVQVEEGDDTNIREFGGGKLILVEVPKTRLEAASTYDAAITSVASATTFSLVEQFDIGAFDAAMVKAAVWGGYPHTMDLTGANVTSILSIPQNNEGLGYALRNIPVNHAVMITGKNAMQGAALSSTFEQAGMFEMGNAIGPFERAQLLTYAYQGLNANNLVYDLVKKNGATGTIGTVVQSLVERAIEDKVITPGKKGGYFQFYNTKDPMLWNAYAAAGTMAATMVNCGAGRFAQAVSSTLLYFNDLLEHETGLPGCDYGRVMGTAVGFSFFSHSIYGGGGPGIFNGNHVVTRHAAGVAIPCVVAAAALDAGTQMFSPESTSKVYGDTFGQVDVFNKPIQQIAKGV, translated from the coding sequence ATGGCAAAATACAAGGAAACTATTGACCTGTACGATGATGCAGGCAAGCAGTTGAAGAGTGGTGTGCCGCTTGAGAAGATCAGCCCGCTGGTCAACCCGGCGACCAGGAAACTCATCGACCTCACCAAGAGGACGATTGCAGTCAACCTGGGCGGTATTCAGGAAGGCCTGAAGACCGGAAAGGTAGCCAAGGGATATGTTCTCGGGCGTGAGATGAACCTCGACATCATCGGCAACAAGGATGCCATCATCGGTAAGATCAAGGAGATGGTCCAGGTCGAGGAGGGTGACGACACCAACATCCGCGAGTTCGGCGGCGGCAAGCTCATCCTCGTCGAGGTCCCGAAGACCCGTCTCGAGGCTGCATCCACCTACGACGCCGCGATCACCTCGGTCGCATCCGCTACCACCTTCTCGCTCGTCGAGCAGTTCGACATCGGAGCGTTCGACGCAGCGATGGTCAAGGCGGCAGTCTGGGGCGGCTACCCGCACACGATGGACCTTACCGGTGCCAACGTCACGTCCATTCTGTCGATCCCCCAGAACAACGAAGGTCTCGGCTACGCGCTCCGGAACATCCCGGTCAACCACGCCGTGATGATCACCGGCAAGAACGCTATGCAGGGCGCCGCACTCTCGTCCACCTTCGAACAGGCAGGAATGTTTGAGATGGGTAACGCCATCGGACCGTTCGAGCGTGCCCAGCTGCTCACTTACGCTTATCAGGGCCTGAACGCGAACAACCTGGTCTATGACCTCGTAAAGAAGAACGGCGCAACGGGAACCATCGGCACGGTCGTGCAGAGTCTGGTCGAGCGCGCCATCGAGGACAAGGTCATCACCCCGGGCAAGAAGGGCGGGTACTTCCAGTTCTACAACACGAAGGACCCCATGCTCTGGAACGCCTACGCCGCTGCGGGAACCATGGCAGCCACCATGGTCAACTGCGGTGCCGGACGGTTCGCCCAGGCAGTCTCCTCGACGCTCCTGTACTTCAACGACCTGCTCGAGCACGAGACCGGTCTCCCCGGCTGTGACTACGGCCGTGTCATGGGTACCGCCGTCGGGTTCTCGTTCTTCAGCCACTCGATCTACGGTGGCGGCGGCCCCGGTATCTTCAACGGTAACCACGTCGTGACCAGGCACGCCGCAGGCGTGGCTATCCCGTGCGTGGTCGCTGCGGCGGCACTCGATGCCGGAACGCAGATGTTCTCGCCGGAGAGCACATCCAAGGTCTACGGCGACACCTTCGGCCAGGTTGACGTCTTCAACAAGCCGATACAGCAGATCGCAAAGGGTGTGTAA
- a CDS encoding formylmethanofuran dehydrogenase subunit C: METVTLTIKNQPDLYLEADNITPDAFAGKKAEEIADLHVYVGREQHRLGEFFEVSGNAGATPEETKIVVNGDLSRVKYIGMKMTGGEVVVNGNADMYVGAWMQGGKITANGNVDAFAGTGMKGGELVINGNAGNYLGAAYRGDWRGMQGGKITVTGNAGSDIGTFMNGGEIVIGGDVDVHVATHAEGGKIVIKGNAKSRLGGQMVEGEIYVLGDIDVMMPGFAYREDVDVDMDGIKGRFALYEGDLGERHRKRKGQTIYAKLYQRIEA, from the coding sequence ATGGAAACTGTTACACTTACCATAAAGAACCAGCCCGATCTCTACCTCGAGGCCGACAACATCACCCCCGATGCGTTTGCCGGTAAGAAGGCCGAAGAGATCGCCGACCTCCACGTGTACGTGGGCAGGGAGCAGCACCGGCTCGGAGAATTCTTCGAGGTCTCCGGCAACGCCGGAGCAACGCCCGAGGAGACGAAGATCGTCGTCAACGGCGATCTTTCCCGGGTCAAGTACATCGGCATGAAGATGACCGGCGGCGAGGTCGTCGTCAACGGCAACGCCGACATGTACGTCGGGGCCTGGATGCAGGGCGGCAAGATCACGGCGAACGGGAACGTCGACGCCTTTGCCGGAACCGGCATGAAGGGCGGCGAGCTCGTCATCAACGGCAACGCCGGGAACTACCTCGGCGCCGCCTATCGTGGCGACTGGCGCGGCATGCAGGGCGGAAAGATCACCGTCACCGGCAATGCCGGAAGCGATATCGGCACCTTCATGAACGGCGGCGAGATCGTCATCGGCGGCGACGTCGATGTCCATGTCGCCACCCATGCCGAGGGTGGAAAGATCGTCATCAAGGGCAATGCAAAGAGCCGCCTCGGCGGCCAGATGGTGGAAGGCGAGATCTACGTCCTCGGCGACATCGACGTCATGATGCCCGGGTTTGCATACCGCGAGGATGTCGACGTCGATATGGACGGCATCAAAGGACGGTTTGCTCTCTACGAGGGCGACCTCGGAGAGCGCCACCGAAAACGGAAGGGTCAGACGATCTACGCTAAACTCTACCAGCGGATCGAGGCCTGA
- a CDS encoding formylmethanofuran dehydrogenase subunit A, translated as MAEYLIKNGFVFDPVQGIKGDAVDVAIKDGKIVETTALSSPKVIDATGKTVMAGGVDVHAHVAGPKVNTGRNFRPEDKLFTYKPKNGIERMQGGFSVPTTIRTGYNYARMGYTTVMEAAMPPLYARHTHEEMRDTPILDQGAYPVFGNNWFVLEYLKNHEIENAAAYIAWLLRVTKGYAVKVVNPGGTEAWGWGLNCENVHDPVPYFDITPAQIIKGLIEANEYLGLPHSMHMHANNLGNPGNYTTTLDSFKLSEGIKPNSKFGRDQVMHHTHVQFHSYGGDSWANMESKAKEIMDYVNSHDNITIDIGQVTLDETTTMTADGPFEHHLTELNHLKWANADVELETAAGVVPYVYSPNIKVCGIQWAIGLELALLAKDPMRVFITTDHPNAGLFIRYPRIMKWLMSTEAREQQFDAFKHKDKVIDATNLAGIDRELGLYEIAQMTRAGTAKSLGLSHLYGGLAPGLEADVAVYDFNPNEPYVPDDIEKAFLNAEHVFKAGVQVVKDHEIASNGNKRTLWVNAKVNENPQVMRDVKEKFLRYYTVNLNNYEVAGHYLPNSYVIEVDATE; from the coding sequence ATGGCAGAGTATCTTATCAAGAACGGATTCGTCTTCGACCCGGTCCAGGGCATCAAGGGAGATGCAGTCGACGTCGCCATCAAGGACGGCAAGATCGTCGAGACGACTGCTCTCAGCAGCCCGAAGGTCATCGACGCCACGGGTAAGACCGTCATGGCCGGTGGTGTCGATGTCCACGCCCATGTCGCCGGCCCGAAGGTGAACACCGGCAGGAACTTCCGCCCTGAGGACAAACTATTCACCTATAAGCCCAAGAACGGCATCGAGCGGATGCAGGGCGGGTTCTCGGTCCCGACGACGATCCGGACCGGCTACAACTACGCCCGCATGGGCTACACGACCGTGATGGAAGCGGCCATGCCGCCGCTCTACGCCCGGCACACCCACGAGGAGATGCGGGATACGCCGATCCTCGATCAGGGGGCCTACCCGGTCTTCGGGAACAACTGGTTCGTGCTCGAGTACCTCAAGAACCACGAGATTGAGAACGCCGCCGCCTACATCGCCTGGCTTCTCAGGGTCACGAAGGGCTACGCAGTCAAGGTCGTCAACCCCGGCGGCACCGAGGCCTGGGGATGGGGCCTGAACTGCGAGAACGTTCACGACCCGGTTCCCTACTTCGACATCACCCCGGCGCAGATCATCAAGGGCCTCATCGAGGCGAACGAGTACCTCGGTCTCCCGCACTCGATGCACATGCACGCGAACAACCTCGGGAACCCCGGCAACTACACGACGACGCTGGACTCGTTCAAGCTCTCGGAGGGCATCAAGCCGAACAGCAAGTTCGGCCGCGACCAGGTGATGCATCACACTCACGTCCAGTTCCACTCCTACGGAGGCGACTCCTGGGCGAACATGGAGTCGAAGGCGAAGGAGATCATGGACTACGTGAACTCTCACGACAACATCACCATCGACATAGGTCAGGTGACGCTCGATGAGACCACGACCATGACCGCCGACGGGCCGTTCGAGCACCACCTCACGGAGCTGAACCACTTAAAGTGGGCGAACGCCGACGTGGAACTCGAGACCGCCGCAGGTGTCGTGCCATACGTCTACAGTCCGAACATCAAGGTCTGCGGCATTCAGTGGGCTATCGGCCTTGAGCTCGCGCTGCTCGCGAAAGACCCCATGCGGGTCTTCATAACCACCGACCACCCGAATGCCGGGTTGTTTATCCGCTACCCGCGGATCATGAAGTGGCTCATGAGCACTGAAGCACGTGAGCAGCAGTTCGACGCCTTCAAGCACAAGGATAAGGTCATCGACGCAACCAACCTTGCCGGTATCGACCGTGAACTCGGCCTCTACGAGATCGCGCAGATGACCCGCGCAGGAACGGCAAAATCGCTCGGTCTTTCGCACCTCTACGGCGGGCTTGCGCCCGGCCTCGAAGCGGATGTCGCTGTGTACGACTTCAACCCGAACGAGCCCTATGTGCCCGACGACATCGAGAAGGCGTTCCTGAACGCAGAGCACGTCTTCAAGGCCGGCGTACAGGTCGTCAAAGACCACGAGATCGCCTCGAACGGCAACAAGCGGACGCTCTGGGTGAACGCAAAGGTCAACGAGAACCCGCAGGTGATGCGTGACGTCAAGGAGAAGTTCCTCCGCTACTACACCGTCAACTTAAACAACTACGAGGTCGCCGGGCACTATCTCCCGAACTCGTACGTGATTGAGGTTGACGCGACCGAGTGA